ACCGGTGCCGGGTAGTAGGCCGGAGCGCCAACGCCCACGGCCACGCCTGGCAGACCCACGCCGACCGACCAGCTCACGTCACCGCGGGCGCTGGCCGAAGTGGCCGCAAACAATGCACCGGCTGCCACGACACCCGCGGCGGCCCATTTGAAGAAGGTTGAACGTGTGAGGCTCATGATCTTGGACTCCTTGTTGGGGCGTTTCCGCCCATGTATGTATTGAACGCGCCAAATGCAAACCGGTTGCCCGCCGCAATGTGAAGAACGTTGCCAAACGTAACCGGAAGGGGGTGCACTCTAGAATGCCGCAATGACCTCCCCGACCGACAAAGACAGCGCAAAAACCGCCGCTGCACCGAGTAATTTCCTGCGCCACGTGATCGAGAACGACCTTGCGCAAGGGGCCTATTCTGGCCGCAAGTGGGGTGGCTCGCCCGGCGACGCCGCCCATCATGCCCATGGCATGCCCGATCCGGCCAGGGTGCGCATGCGTTTTCCGCCGGAACCCAACGGCTACCTGCACATCGGGCACGCCAAGAGCATCTGGCTCAACTTCGAGCTGGCGAGGGAATATGGCGGCGTGTGCCACCTGCGTTTCGACGACACCAACCCCGAGAAGGAAGAGCAGGAATACGTCGATTCCATCCGCGATGCCGTCCAGTGGCTCGGCTACGAGACTTTTCTGGCCGACCGCCCCAGCGCGCCGGGCACCCTGCAGCCGCACGAGTACTTTGCGAGCGACTACTTCGACTTCATGTACCGCGCGGCGGAGTACCTGATCGGCGCCGGTCTCGCCTACGTGGACGAACAGACGGCCGAAGAAGTCCGCGCCAACCGCGGCGACTTCAACACGCCCGGCACCGACAGCCCCTTCCGCAGCCGCACGCCGGAGGAAAACCTTGCGCGCTTTCGCGCCATGCGTGACGGCCAGGTGGCCGACGGGGCCGCCATCCTGCGTGCCAGGATCGACATGGCCAGCACCAACATCAACATGCGCGACCCCGCGCTCTACCGCGTGCGCCGGGCCACGCACCACAACACCGGCGACAAGTGGTGCATCTACCCGATGTACACCTTTGCGCACCCGATCGAAGACGCGCTGGAGCAGATCACCCACTCCATCTGCACGCTGGAGTTCGAAGACCAGCGCCCCTTCTACGACTGGCTGCTCGACCGCCTGGCGGAAGGCGGCCTCATCGCCAGCCCGCATCCGCGGCAGTATGAGTTCGCACGCCTCAACGTCACGCACGTGCTCACCAGCAAGCGCAAGCTGCGCCAACTGGTCGAGGAAAAGCACGTCGACGGCTGGGACGATCCGCGCATGCCCACCCTGGCGGGCCTGCGCCGGCGCGGCTACACGCCCGAGGCGCTGCGCCTGTTCTGCGAACGCAGCGGCACCACCAAGTCCGGCGGCTGGATCGACTACGCGAGCCTGGAAGCTGCTCTGCGCGACACGCTCGACCCCATCGCCCCGCGCGCCATGGCCGTGCTCGACCCGGTCAAGCTGGTCATCACCAACTGGGGCGAACTGATGGGCGGCGACGAGGTGCTCGACGACTGCTCCGCCCCCGTGCATCCGCACCACCCCGAGATGGGCAAGCGCGACTTCAAGCTCGGCCGCGAGGTGTGGATCGAGCGCACCGACTACGAGGAAGTGCAGCCCAAGGGCTTCTTCCGCCTGTTCCCGGGCAACAAGGTGCGGCTCAAGTACGGCCACGTCATCGAGTGCACCGGCGGCACGAAGGACGCGAGCGGCAAGCTCGTCGAAGTGCAGGCCACGCTCGTGCCGGACACCAAGAGCGGCACGCCGGGCGCCGATGCCATCAAGGTGAAGGGCAACATCACCTGGGTGGCCGCGGCCGATGCGGTGCAGGCCGAGGTGCGGCTGTACGAGCGGCTGTTCGCTGCGGCGAATCCCGGCAGCGGAGACCTGATGGAAGAACTGAACAAGCAGAGCCTGGAGCTTTGCGTCGCGTATGTCGAGCCTGCATTGGCCAAGGCCCCGGACGGTGCGGCGTTCCAGTTCGAGCGGCATGGCTACTTCGTGCGCGACGCGAAGGCCGGCGCGGATGGCAAGCTCGTGTTCAATCGCGCGGCCGGCATGCGGGACAGCTGGGGCAAGTAGCGGGATTCATGCATAGGTCGCCACCCGAATCCACCGGCCCTGCCCTCACCCGCCGTTGCGCACTGCTCGGCACGGCGGGCCTGCTGGCATTGGCCTCCACGTATGCCGGTGCAGCCGCTTCCAAGAAGAAGCAGCAGCAGCAACCTGAAGTGTGGCCACGTGCGTCCCAGGTGCCTGGCGGCGTCGCGCGCCTGTCGCTCGGTCCGGCGGCGAAGCGTCCGGCCGCCTTTGCGGGCGACGTGCCGCTGCTCGTCCTCGGCGACGCCATCGACTGGACCGCCGTGGTCGGCATTCCACTCGCGGCCGAGCCTGGCGAGGCGCGCATCGCCGTGCGCAGCGAAAGCGGCAGCGAGAGAGTCATCGCCTACGCCATCGGCACGAAGCAGTACCGCGAGCAACGCCTGACGGTACCGCCGCGCACGGTCGATCTTTCGCCCGAGGATGAGGCACGCTATCAGCGCGAGCGCGCGCACCTCGCCACCGTGATGGCCACGCTCACCGACCTGCGGCCCGATGCCTCGCTGCGGATGCGCGTGCCCGTGCCGGGCCGCCGCTCCAGCTCGTTCGGCCTGCGCCGCGTGTTCAACGGCCAGTCGCGCAATCCGCACAGCGGCATGGACATCGCGGCCGGCACCGGCACGCCGGTGCTCGCTCCACTGGCCGGGCGGGTGATCGACACGGGCGACTATTTCTTCAACGGCGGCACGGTCTGGCTCGACCACGGCGGCGGCCTCTTGACGATGTATTGCCACCTGAGCCGCGTCGACGTGAAGGTCGGCGACGTGCTGAAGACCGGCGAGCAGTTGGCAGCCGTGGGCGCCACCGGGCGCGTGACGGGGCCGCATCTGCACTGGTCCGTGATGCTGAACCGGGCGATGGTGGATCCGGCGCTGTTCATTGCGGCTTGAGTGGCGCGAGCAGGAATCCGTCCTTCCCGATCCCTTTTTTGGCGCATGACACACCGAACCAAGTCCTTTCTGATCTGGCTCGCTGTCATTCCCGTGCTCGCGGGTTTGTGCGTCATCGGCTTGAGCGTATTGCCTCTTTGGTTCGCGTACCTCTTGCCATTTGGAATTGGACTGGCCTTGTTGGTCGTCCTCGCAGGAGTTGTGGTCGCAGGCAGCGCGACCCATACCCTCAAAGCGAGCATCGCGGGACTCACCGGCGGCGTCGTGCTGGTCATCGCGGCCTTCAGCATCGTCGACGCCGCACGCCAAGCTGATTGGAATGCTTCGTACGCCGAATTCCGCAAGTTCAGCCAGATCGTGGCGCGCGGCGACCGAAAGGCCACTGCAAGCGCACTCGGTGACCTGCGGCACTTCACGCAGGCCGAAGCGCTCTGCATCCTGGGGTACGACAGCGGAAGCGGCGGCTGGGGCTACCTCATGCCCGAAGGGCCGGACGCCCAGCGCACCCGCATGGGGCGCCGCTACTTCATCTCGACGCCACAACTTTTCGAGGTTGCCGAGATCATCGTCTCAACGCAACCGGCTAAACGCGAGACCCAAGTGGCCCTGCACCGGATGCTGCAGGATTTGTCCTCGCGCGGCGACCCTGCGGCATTTCCGCGCTGGGAACAGCTCTGGCTGCGCACCAAGGCCGCCACGGGTGGCCCCGCCGGATGGCACTTCGATGGCACCCGTTTGAAGCGGCCGCCTGAGCAGTGCGGAGGAGACGACGACACGGATTTGACCGACCTCGTCAAGGAAATCAGCAAACCACCCGGCACTCCGGAGGAAGCCCTCGCCCAGGAGTCGCCCAGTTTGCAAGCGCAGCAGGCCGCGGAAAACGCCATTCGCGACGCCCGGGCCAACGCTGTCGCACGGTGATCGTCGGGTGCGCCAATTTCCCCAGGCGCAGAGACGGGACAACGCCAAAGCCGAAGGTGGCCGTCGCCTGGCGTCGTCAAAGCGGCTTCGTCAAATAAACCGCCTCGCGCCCCACGATCACCCGCTGCGCCGGCATGAAGATCGTGCAGTCGTCGCACGGCGCGCGGATCTCGTCCGGCCCGTTGGTGGCGATCAGCTCGCCCTTGGCAAAGGTCTCGAAGCCGATCAGCGGCCGCACGAACGCAAACCCTTCCGACTTGATGACATGCGTCTGCAGCAGCTCGAAGCGGCGCTGCGGCCCGGGCGCCGGCACGGTGGGGCCCTTGTCGATGAGGCCGAAATGCGCCAGGAAATCGAGCGAGATGGCGGTGGCCAGGTCGGACGCGGAGCGCAGGAAGTGCTGGCCGCATTCGGCCACCAGCGCCACGCCCTTGCCTTCGGGAAGGCCGTGGCGTCCATGCTGGATCAACGGGGTGCCGGAGCCCAGGCCGTCCGGCATCACGAGGTGAACCGAGGGACGGCCGATCGCCATTGCCGCCTCGGCATTGCGATCGAATGCCGGGTACACCCAGAACGGAATCACCGGCTGGCTGGTGGAGTGGATGTCCAGGATGTGGTCGGCCGCGCTCACCACCGGACGCAGCATGCGAGCGCGGCGCAGCTCGGGGCTGTCTTCGGTGCCGTCCAGCCACTCGGGCGACCAGACGCGGTTGAGGTTGTGCACCAGCTGGCGGCTGTCGAAAGGCTGCGCCTGGTCGAAGGACTCGTACGCCTCCACGTTCGCAAAGCTCACCGTGAGCGTGCCGATCCTGGGGCGCACGTTCGTGTCCAGCAGGTGCGTGGCGGCGGTCATGCCACAGATCTCGTTGCCGTGCGTGAGCGCGTTGATCAGCACGTGCGGGCCGGGCTTGCCCGACTCGAAGCGGTGCACGTAGTCGATGCCGATGTTGCCCTTGCGGTAGGCGGAAAGATCGCGCGGGAGGACTTCGAGGGCGGGGGATGTCTGGGTCATACGCGTTTGAGAACTTGGTCGGAGTGGGTCAAGCGAGTTTGCTACAGGTGACAGTTCCGTGCGTTTTATGCCGCTAAGGCACCTCATGCGCCGCAATTTTGAATTTGCGGATCATCTTTTGAGCCGATTATTATAAAATGCGGCGCATGGCCACTTCCGCACCGCTCTACACCTGGCAGCAAGCCGACTGGCCCCGGCTTCGGTACGACGCAGTGGCCGCCAGCCCCGCCCTGCTGCGCGCGCGCGAACTCAAGGGAGAAGTGAATGGCATGGCGCGTGCCATCGGCCTGGAAGGCCTGGTTGAAACCGAGCGCGAGTTATGGACGCAGGAGGCCGTTGCCACCGCGGCCATCGAAGGCGAACGGCTCGAGCTTGCAGCAGTTCGCTCCTCGGTGATGCGGCGCCTGGGCTCCGGCGACGCGGGCCCGACCGACCGCCATGTCGATGGCTTGGTCGAGGTCATCCACGACGCCACGACCCATTTCGACGAGCCGCTCGATCAAGACCGCCTGTGCCGCTGGCAGTCGGCGCTCTTTCCTGGAGGCACGACGGGCGTCCGGCGCATCGCCGTGGGCCGCTACCGGGACCATGCCGATCCCATGCAGATCGTGAGCGGATTGCCCGGCAGGGAGATCGTGCACTACACGGCGCCGCCCTCTTCCGCCGTCGCGTGCGAAATGGATGCCTTTCTCGCGTGGTTTGCGCAGACACGCGACGCCGGCATGGACGGTATTGCACGCGCGGCCATTGCGCACCTGTGGTTCGAAACCATCCACCCGTTCGAGGACGGCAATGGACGTGTCGGCCGCGCGGTGGCGGACATGGCGCTGGCCCAAGACACCGGTGCATCGACCCGCCTTTTCAGCCTCTCGCGGCAACTGCTCGTGGACCGCAAGGGCTACTACGCTGCCTTGGCCGCGGGCCAGTCGGGCGGCACGGACGTGACGGCGTTCGTGCAATGGTTCGCCCATGCTTTCGGGCAGGCGTGCATTGCATCGAGCCGGTTGATCCAGTCTTCACTGGAGCGTTCGCGCTTCTGGGCGAGACATGCGGGGCATGCGCTCAACGAGCGGCAGCGCCTGCTGCTGCGCAGGCTGCTCGAAGCCGGCGACGGCGGCTTTCTCGGCGGGCTCAACGTCGAGAAGTACTTGAAAATGGTGCGCGTCTCGAAGGCAACGGCCACGCGCGACCTGTCTGACCTCGTACGCAACGGCATGCTCCACACGGCGGGTCAGGGAAAAGCCCTGCGCTACTACGTAACCATGCCCGGATGGACGCATGGTGCCCAGGGCGAAGACGCGCCAGGCGGCGCCGGCTGAGCCTACCAATTCACCTCGCGCTCCGGCGTGGCCGAAATATGGTGGATCGACAGGTCCGCCCCGTCGTACTCCTCTTCCTGCGTGAGCCGCAGGCCCATGGTGGCCTTGAGCGCGCCATACACCACCGCGCCGGCAAGCGCAGCCCAGGCCACGCCCATCAAGGTGCCGATGAGCTGCGCCCACAGGCTCACGCCCCCGATGCCGCCGAGCGCCTGCGAGCCGAAGATGCCGGCTGCGATGCCGCCCCAGGTGCCGCACAGGCCGTGCAAGGGCCACACGCCCAGCACGTCGTCGATCTTCCACTTGTTCTGCGTGAGCGTGAACATGGCGACGAAGATGGCACCCGCCACGCCGCCGACGACCAGCGCGCCCAGTGGATGCATCAGGTCGGAGCCGGCGCACACCGCCACCAGCCCGGCGAGCGGGCCGTTGTAGACGAAGCCGGGATCGTTCCTGCCCAAGGCCAGCGCCGCCAGTGTGCCGCCCACCATCGCCATGAGCGAGTTGACGGCCACCAGGCCCGAGATCTTGTCGATGCTCTGCGCGCTCATCACGTTGAAGCCGAACCAGCCGACGCACAGCACCCAGGCGCCGAGCGCGAGAAAGGGAATGTTCGACGGCGGATGCGCGCTCAGCGAACCGTCGCCACGGTAGCGGTTGCGCCGCGCGCCCAGCAGCACCACGGCCGGCAGCGCAAGCCAGCCGCCCACCGCGTGCACCACGACCGAACCGGCGAAGTCATGGAACTCGCTGCCGGTGACGGAGGCGATCCACGCCTGGATGCCGAAGGCCTTGTTCCATGCAATGCCCTCGTAGAGCGGGTAGACGACCCCGACGATGACCGCGGTGGCGATCAGCTGCGGCCAGAACTTGGCGCGCTCCGCGATGCCGCCCGAGATGATGGCCGGAATGGCCGCTGCAAAGGTCAGGAGGAAGAAGAACTTCACCAGCTCATAGCCGCTCCTGGCCGCAAGCTCCGTGGCGCTCACGAAGAAGTGCGTGCCGTACGCCACGCCGTAGCCGACCAGGAAGTAGACGATTGTCGAAACCGAGAAGTCGACCAGGATCTTGACCAGCGCATTGACCTGGTTCTTCTTGCGGACCGTGCCCAGTTCGAGAAAGGCGAACCCGGCGTGCATGGCCAACACCATGATGGCGCCGAGAAGGATGAACAGCGCGTCAGCGCCCTGTTTAAGTGCGTCCATTGGAGCTTCTTGCATTTTTTCTGGTTTGAATTGGTGCATGCACCCGGATTGCGCGGGGCAGCGCAGCAAGAAAGCAAAAATGGTGCCTGCAGGCTCTTCGATGGTGCGTTACGGAGCCAAAACGGGGCCACCACCATTCACGGCGCACCGGAACAGCACAGCGCTGCGCTGGGCCAGCGAATCGGTGTACCCGTGGTACGTGCTGCACCAGACGCTGATCACCCGCTGGCTGCGGCCGCTGTTCGGGCTCAAGCCCCGGCGCGCGGGGCCACTTTTGCCGGAGGCGCCTCTTCCACCGGCACCAGGATGGCGCTCCCCGTCGCGACGAGCTTGAGACTGTCGCCCTCTCCCTGGCCATAGAGCTCGGCGGTCGCGAACACCTGCTTGCGGCCGGCCTTCACCACCTTGCCGCGCGCAATGAAGGCGCGGCCCAGCGCGGGCGAGAGGCAGTTGACCGAGAAGTGCGAGGCCAGCACCCGCCCCGCCACCGTGGCGGCCGCAAAGCCGCAGGCCGTGTCGAGCATGGCGCCGATGAGCCCCGCATGCAGGAACCCGGCGTACTGCCCCATGTCTTCCTCGCGCCATGCCATGCGCACCTCGGCTTCGCCGGCGGCGGCCCGGGTGACTTCGAAGCCAGCCCAGCGATTGAAGGCGGCGGTGCTGTTGATGGCCTGGAGGGTGTCGAGCATGGCGGTCTTTCGCGAAGAAGGATGAAGCGTCGAGAACGGAAAAGCCACTCTACGAAGCAGCCGCGCCACGCGTCGTCGCGCCCGCGACGCGGCGGGTCCGGCCAGTTGCCTTGGCGACAGCGCAATTCTTTTGCACCGGCTTTAACCCCGTTCGGCCGGCCCGGCCGTATGAGCCGGGGAACGATCCACTACCGAGGCTCCGATGAACGCCATCTCCACTTCTTTTTCCTTCCGGTCCGACCTGCGCGCAGTCGCCGTCGCAGCCGCCTGGCTGATGCTTGCCGCCGGCGCGCAAGGACAGGCCGTCGGCACCGGTGCGGATGCGTCGTCGCGCATCACGCAGGTCAAGGTCTATCCGGGCAGTGCCACGGTGGAGCGGGTGGCGCGCATCGCGGCCGGCAGCCGCTCGGTCACCTTCGCCTGCCTGCCCGCAGGGCTCGACGTGCAGAGCCTGCAGGTGTCGGCCGGCGCATCGGTGCGCGTGGGCGAGACCTCGGTGCTCAGCGTGCCGCGCGAACTCTCGGCGCGCTGCGCCACCAGCGCGCTGGACGGACGCATCCGTGAACTCGAAGACCAGAAGGCCGCGCTCCAGGCCGAGAACGACGCGCTCGGCATGGTGACGGGCTATCTCAAGGGCCTCTCGGGCGGCGGGGAATCGCCCCAGGGCGCACGCGCGCCACTGGATGCGCGCAACCTCGCCGCCACAGCCGATGCGATGCGCCGCACCGGACAGGAGTCGCTGCTCAAGCAGCACCAGATCCAGCGCCGGCAGGCCGACATCGACCGCCAGCTCAACCCGCTGCTGGCCGAGCGCACGCGCACGCAGGGCAACGGCGCGCAGGTGGTGGCCGTGACCGTCACGCTCGCCGCCAGCGCCGATGCCGACGTGAAGCTCAGCTACCAGGTCAACGGCCCTGGCTGGACGCCCACCTACCGCGCACTGCTCGACACCGCCACGCGAAAAGTGCGCATCGAGCGCCAGGCCCTGGTGGCGCAGGCCACGGGCGAAGACTGGCGCGGCGTGACGCTGGTGCTCTCCACCGGCCAGCCACGCCGCGAAACCGCGGGCCGCACGCCTGGCGCATGGCGCATCGGCATCGAGCCGCCGCAGCGTGCGCCCGCGAGCCCCGCCCAGGGGGGCATGATGGCTGCGCCTGCGCCCATGGCGTCGGCCGACAAGCGTGTGATGGCCGAGGCTGCGCAGCCGCTCTTCGACGTGAACGTGTTCGACAACAGCTTTGCGACCGAATTCGCGGTGCCGCAGAGCATCGACGTGCCCTCCAACGGACAGCGCGTCACGCTGGCGCTGGGCCAGCACGAAGACACCGCAAAGCTCGCCGCGCGCACCAGCCCGCGCGTCGATGCCAGCGCCTTCCTGGTCGCCGAGCTCGCCCAGCCCGCGGGCGTGTGGCCGGCCGGTGCGCTGCAGCTCTACCGCGACGGCAACTTCGTCGGCAGCGGCCGCTGGAACGCACCCAGCGACGCAAAGCTCACGCTCTCCTTCGGGCGCGACGAACTGGTTCGGGTGCAACCCGAGCCCGAGCAGGACAGCCAGGGCACGGGCGGGTTCGTGGGCTCGCGCGCCGAGCGCAAGGTCCAGCGCGCCTACGTGGTGGAGAACCGCCACCGCACACCCATCGCGGTGCAGGTGCTGGAAGCGGCGCCGGTCTCGGTCGACGAGCAGGTGCGCGTGGCCGCGCAGTTCTCGCCCCAGCCCGGCGAGCTGGCCTGGAACAAGCAGCCGGGGCTCGCCATGTGGAGCTTCGAATTGGACGCGGGCAAGACTGCGCGCGTGGCGGCCGACTACACCATCAGCTACCCGAAGGACGCGCGGCTGCAGATGCGCTGAGCGCGCGCAACTCAGTGCGGCTCGGGCGCCTGGCCTTCGGCGGGCTCGGCGCCCGGCTTGCGTTTCTTGCTGCCCCGCGCCGCCTTCCTGGCCGCACGCTCCGCATCGATGCGCTGGCCCTCGGCCAGCCATTGCGTGAACTCTTCAGGCGTTTCGAGCGTGACGCGGCCGAGGTTGCCGGCGCGAAACTCGTGCATCACGATCTCGGCGGCCTTCTGCAGGTTGACGCGGCCCTTGCCCAGCAGCGCGCCGCGCTTGCGTCCGATGAGGTCGAGCACTTCCTCGTCCTTCATGGCGGCGATGGCGACAGCGTCATGCTCGGCCAGCTTGAATCGCGCGGTGATGCCTTCCGCGTAGTGCGCCTTCAGGTAGTTGAGCAGTTCCAGCGCCACTTCTTCCTCGTCGAAGGCATTGCGCCCCACGGCGCCGCTGGCCGCCAGGTTGTAGCCGCTCTTGGGCACCACGATGCGCGGCCACAGCATGCCGGGCGTGTCCCACAGGTAGAAGTCGTCGGCCAGCGTGATGCGCTGCTCCAGCTTGGTGATGCCGGCCTCGTCGCCGGTCTTGGCCTTGCGGCTGCCGGTCAGGGTGTTGATGAGGGTCGACTTGCCGACGTTCGGAATACCGCAGATCAGCACGCGCATCGGCTTGGCCATGCCGCCTCGGTTGGGCGAGAGCTCATGGCAGGCGCGCACGATGGCTTGCGCCGGCGTGGCCTGGCTCGCATCGAGCGCAATGGCGCGCGTGGCGGGCAAGGCGTTGTAGTGCGCGAGCCAGAGCGCTGTGCGCGCCGGATCGGCCAGGTCCTGCTTGTTGAGCACTTTCAGCGAGGGCCGCCCGGCCGTGAGCTCGGCCAGCATCGGGTTGGCGCTGGAGCCCGGCAGCCGCGCATCGAGCAGCTCGATGACCACGTCGATGTCCTTCACCCGTTCGGTGATGGCCTTCTGGGTCGTGTACATGTGCCCGGGGAACCACTGGATCGCCATCGATGGATGCTCTTTCTTCGCTCTGTCTGGGAGGGTGGGGCTCGAAGCCCGGGAGGGTATTGTCGCGTGCCGGCACCGACACCTAAGTTCGCGTGGGCGCGCAGTGCGCCGCACGCGCACAATCCCCTAGAGGTTTTTGCATCGCGGGGGGCGATTCCACCGGCCATCGCCCCTATCATTTGAGCGAGTGCGGCGCATCGGCGCGCCGGCCGGATCGAAACCTTCCTGATGGAGCTCCCGCGATGAAACCCGTCTCCGAACTTCTCAAGCGCCATGATTCCGCGGCCTGGCGCACCTCGCCCGACACCAGCGTGTTCGATGCCCTGGCCACGCTGGCGCACTTCGAGGTGGGCGCCCTGATGGTGATGGACGGCGACCGCCTGGTGGGCTTCCTGTCCGAGCGGGACTACACCCGCAAGGTGGCACTGCAAGGCAAGAACTCCAAGGAAATGAAGGTCTCCGAGATCATGACGCCCGACGTGATGACCGTCACGCCGCAGACCCGCACGCGCGCCTGCATGGCCCTCATGAGCCAGCGCAAGTTCCGCCACCTGCCGGTGGTCGACGGCACCCGGGTGGTCGGCATGATCTCCATCCAGGACCTGATGGACGACATCATCAGC
The Variovorax sp. OAS795 genome window above contains:
- a CDS encoding DUF4139 domain-containing protein, producing the protein MNAISTSFSFRSDLRAVAVAAAWLMLAAGAQGQAVGTGADASSRITQVKVYPGSATVERVARIAAGSRSVTFACLPAGLDVQSLQVSAGASVRVGETSVLSVPRELSARCATSALDGRIRELEDQKAALQAENDALGMVTGYLKGLSGGGESPQGARAPLDARNLAATADAMRRTGQESLLKQHQIQRRQADIDRQLNPLLAERTRTQGNGAQVVAVTVTLAASADADVKLSYQVNGPGWTPTYRALLDTATRKVRIERQALVAQATGEDWRGVTLVLSTGQPRRETAGRTPGAWRIGIEPPQRAPASPAQGGMMAAPAPMASADKRVMAEAAQPLFDVNVFDNSFATEFAVPQSIDVPSNGQRVTLALGQHEDTAKLAARTSPRVDASAFLVAELAQPAGVWPAGALQLYRDGNFVGSGRWNAPSDAKLTLSFGRDELVRVQPEPEQDSQGTGGFVGSRAERKVQRAYVVENRHRTPIAVQVLEAAPVSVDEQVRVAAQFSPQPGELAWNKQPGLAMWSFELDAGKTARVAADYTISYPKDARLQMR
- a CDS encoding succinylglutamate desuccinylase/aspartoacylase family protein, producing the protein MTQTSPALEVLPRDLSAYRKGNIGIDYVHRFESGKPGPHVLINALTHGNEICGMTAATHLLDTNVRPRIGTLTVSFANVEAYESFDQAQPFDSRQLVHNLNRVWSPEWLDGTEDSPELRRARMLRPVVSAADHILDIHSTSQPVIPFWVYPAFDRNAEAAMAIGRPSVHLVMPDGLGSGTPLIQHGRHGLPEGKGVALVAECGQHFLRSASDLATAISLDFLAHFGLIDKGPTVPAPGPQRRFELLQTHVIKSEGFAFVRPLIGFETFAKGELIATNGPDEIRAPCDDCTIFMPAQRVIVGREAVYLTKPL
- the ylqF gene encoding ribosome biogenesis GTPase YlqF, which codes for MAIQWFPGHMYTTQKAITERVKDIDVVIELLDARLPGSSANPMLAELTAGRPSLKVLNKQDLADPARTALWLAHYNALPATRAIALDASQATPAQAIVRACHELSPNRGGMAKPMRVLICGIPNVGKSTLINTLTGSRKAKTGDEAGITKLEQRITLADDFYLWDTPGMLWPRIVVPKSGYNLAASGAVGRNAFDEEEVALELLNYLKAHYAEGITARFKLAEHDAVAIAAMKDEEVLDLIGRKRGALLGKGRVNLQKAAEIVMHEFRAGNLGRVTLETPEEFTQWLAEGQRIDAERAARKAARGSKKRKPGAEPAEGQAPEPH
- a CDS encoding glutamine--tRNA ligase/YqeY domain fusion protein codes for the protein MTSPTDKDSAKTAAAPSNFLRHVIENDLAQGAYSGRKWGGSPGDAAHHAHGMPDPARVRMRFPPEPNGYLHIGHAKSIWLNFELAREYGGVCHLRFDDTNPEKEEQEYVDSIRDAVQWLGYETFLADRPSAPGTLQPHEYFASDYFDFMYRAAEYLIGAGLAYVDEQTAEEVRANRGDFNTPGTDSPFRSRTPEENLARFRAMRDGQVADGAAILRARIDMASTNINMRDPALYRVRRATHHNTGDKWCIYPMYTFAHPIEDALEQITHSICTLEFEDQRPFYDWLLDRLAEGGLIASPHPRQYEFARLNVTHVLTSKRKLRQLVEEKHVDGWDDPRMPTLAGLRRRGYTPEALRLFCERSGTTKSGGWIDYASLEAALRDTLDPIAPRAMAVLDPVKLVITNWGELMGGDEVLDDCSAPVHPHHPEMGKRDFKLGREVWIERTDYEEVQPKGFFRLFPGNKVRLKYGHVIECTGGTKDASGKLVEVQATLVPDTKSGTPGADAIKVKGNITWVAAADAVQAEVRLYERLFAAANPGSGDLMEELNKQSLELCVAYVEPALAKAPDGAAFQFERHGYFVRDAKAGADGKLVFNRAAGMRDSWGK
- a CDS encoding ammonium transporter; this encodes MDALKQGADALFILLGAIMVLAMHAGFAFLELGTVRKKNQVNALVKILVDFSVSTIVYFLVGYGVAYGTHFFVSATELAARSGYELVKFFFLLTFAAAIPAIISGGIAERAKFWPQLIATAVIVGVVYPLYEGIAWNKAFGIQAWIASVTGSEFHDFAGSVVVHAVGGWLALPAVVLLGARRNRYRGDGSLSAHPPSNIPFLALGAWVLCVGWFGFNVMSAQSIDKISGLVAVNSLMAMVGGTLAALALGRNDPGFVYNGPLAGLVAVCAGSDLMHPLGALVVGGVAGAIFVAMFTLTQNKWKIDDVLGVWPLHGLCGTWGGIAAGIFGSQALGGIGGVSLWAQLIGTLMGVAWAALAGAVVYGALKATMGLRLTQEEEYDGADLSIHHISATPEREVNW
- a CDS encoding peptidoglycan DD-metalloendopeptidase family protein, translating into MHRSPPESTGPALTRRCALLGTAGLLALASTYAGAAASKKKQQQQPEVWPRASQVPGGVARLSLGPAAKRPAAFAGDVPLLVLGDAIDWTAVVGIPLAAEPGEARIAVRSESGSERVIAYAIGTKQYREQRLTVPPRTVDLSPEDEARYQRERAHLATVMATLTDLRPDASLRMRVPVPGRRSSSFGLRRVFNGQSRNPHSGMDIAAGTGTPVLAPLAGRVIDTGDYFFNGGTVWLDHGGGLLTMYCHLSRVDVKVGDVLKTGEQLAAVGATGRVTGPHLHWSVMLNRAMVDPALFIAA
- a CDS encoding CBS domain-containing protein, with the protein product MKPVSELLKRHDSAAWRTSPDTSVFDALATLAHFEVGALMVMDGDRLVGFLSERDYTRKVALQGKNSKEMKVSEIMTPDVMTVTPQTRTRACMALMSQRKFRHLPVVDGTRVVGMISIQDLMDDIISEHEQTIDQLTSYIQS
- a CDS encoding PaaI family thioesterase, giving the protein MLDTLQAINSTAAFNRWAGFEVTRAAAGEAEVRMAWREEDMGQYAGFLHAGLIGAMLDTACGFAAATVAGRVLASHFSVNCLSPALGRAFIARGKVVKAGRKQVFATAELYGQGEGDSLKLVATGSAILVPVEEAPPAKVAPRAGA
- a CDS encoding Fic family protein; protein product: MATSAPLYTWQQADWPRLRYDAVAASPALLRARELKGEVNGMARAIGLEGLVETERELWTQEAVATAAIEGERLELAAVRSSVMRRLGSGDAGPTDRHVDGLVEVIHDATTHFDEPLDQDRLCRWQSALFPGGTTGVRRIAVGRYRDHADPMQIVSGLPGREIVHYTAPPSSAVACEMDAFLAWFAQTRDAGMDGIARAAIAHLWFETIHPFEDGNGRVGRAVADMALAQDTGASTRLFSLSRQLLVDRKGYYAALAAGQSGGTDVTAFVQWFAHAFGQACIASSRLIQSSLERSRFWARHAGHALNERQRLLLRRLLEAGDGGFLGGLNVEKYLKMVRVSKATATRDLSDLVRNGMLHTAGQGKALRYYVTMPGWTHGAQGEDAPGGAG